The following coding sequences lie in one Apium graveolens cultivar Ventura chromosome 1, ASM990537v1, whole genome shotgun sequence genomic window:
- the LOC141701085 gene encoding uncharacterized protein LOC141701085, whose translation MTYGYEAMVPVKVSSGSLRRDHYTEEDAEFNQRLHLDLLEEARENSQPRLAAYQQRAARYYNKKVKGQLLKVGDLVLRKVMPNTKNPHHGVFGANWEGPYKIKAVFWKGTYHLEDLEGKLVPRAWNAEHLRKYYQ comes from the coding sequence ATGACTTACGGGTATGAAGCTATGGTCCCTGTGAAAGTTAGCTCAGGGTCGCTTCGTAGAGATCATTACACGGAGGAAGATGCAGAATTTAACCAAAGGCTTCACTTGGATCTCTTGGAAGAAGCAAGGGAGAATTCCCAACCGAGGCTTGCGGCATATCAACAGCGTGCTGCAAGGTATTACAATAAGAAGGTAAAGGGACAGTTACTGAAGGTAGGAGATCTGGTGCTCAGGAAGGTGATGCCAAACACAAAGAATCCCCATCATGGAGtatttggagctaattgggaaggaccatacaagataaAAGCGGTCTTTTGGaaggggacttatcaccttgaagacTTAGAAGGGAAGTTGGTCCCGCGAGCATGGAATGCGGAGcatctccgaaagtattatcAATAA